From a region of the Manduca sexta isolate Smith_Timp_Sample1 chromosome 19, JHU_Msex_v1.0, whole genome shotgun sequence genome:
- the LOC115440359 gene encoding uncharacterized protein LOC115440359 has product MQISLVRITCALCTKCKMFILFFIGLVISGINADLLRQDRSKATLKPISACCDIPELGDAKPLSECSNPKLPGPCKDVQCAFEKSGFLTDNLTLKKEVYKKHLRQWAKNHDGWSDAVEKAISDCVDKDLRQYLDIPCKAYDVFTCTGIAMLKKCPDAAWKC; this is encoded by the exons gtgtacaaagtgtaaaatgtttattttatttttcatcggATTGGTTATTTCG ggCATAAATGCTGATCTCCTCCGACAAGATAGGAGCAAAGCGACGTTG AAACCGATCTCAGCATGCTGTGATATACCAGAACTGGGTGATGCAAAGCCGTTGTCAGAATGCTCTAATCCGAAACTGCCTGGACCA tgcaAAGACGTACAATGCGCATTCGAAAAATCGGGCTTCCTCACAGACAACCTCACGCTAAAGAAAGAAGTATACAAGAAGCATTTACGCCAATGGGCGAAGAACCATGACGGCTGGTCCGATGCGGTGGAGAAGGCCATCAGCGACTGCGTCGACAAGGACTTGCGACAATACTTGGACATTCCCTGTAAAGCCTACGATGTTTTTACATGCACTGGAATTGCTATGCTGAAG aaatgTCCTGATGCAGCCTGGAAATGTTAG